The Chitinophaga sp. H8 region ATTGGGTGGGATCACTTCTTGCAAAAAGAAACCAGGTATTCCCCGCCCGGACCATATCATCATTGTGATGGAAGAAAACCATAGTTATGATGAAGTGATGGGTAGTGCCAATGCACCTTACATCAATCAGCTGGCCAAAGAAGGGGCGCTGTTTACAGATGCACATGGTGTGGTGCATCCCAGCCAACCCAATTACCTGGCTATATTTTCCGGTAGCACCCAGGGGGTGATTGCAGATGAATGCCTGGAAGATACGCTCCCTTATACCACGCCCAATATTGCCGCTTCTTTGATCAGAGGTGGATTTACATTTAAAGGATTTGCAGAAACGATGCCATCACCCGGATTTTTAGATTGTTATAACCAGCGAAGTGAATTAACAGGTGCTCACCTCTATGCGCGTAAACATGCACCCTGGGTAAACTGGCAGGGAACACAACCCAATGGTATCCCGGCGGAGTTAAGTCAGCCTATGACTGCCTTCCCGAAAGATTTCAACGAGTTGCCAACGCTGGCCTACGTAATACCTGATATGGATAATGATATGCATAACATCGGAAAGCCGGGAGATTCGGCGGCTATTCAACGGGCCGACCACTGGCTGAAAGATAAACTGGAAGCGTATGTGGAATGGGCTAAAACACATAACAGTATACTGATCCTTACTTTTGATGAAGATGATTTTAAAGAGGTAAACCATATCCCTACTATCATTGTAGGGGCAGGTGTAAAGCCGGGTGTGTACAAGGAAAAGATCAATCACTACAGTGTGTTACATACCATTGAAGCAATGTATGATTTACCGGTGCAGGATACCAACCGGGAGCAACCGATTATGTCGGTATGGATGAATTAGTCTGCTGCTAAAAAAGTCCCACTGTCTTTAGATGATGTTGTTTAATGGCAGTGGGATTTGTAATAGCGGAACATGAACAGCAGGATAGCCAGCAGCAAAAACAGCAATGATAGCAGGATAAGAGACGAAAATATTAAAAAGATAAACTGGATAACAGCAATCAGCAATACGATCCTGAGGTAAGCGTTCATGCTGAAACGGTGAAGAAAGGTGATACTGTGCAGGAGTAATAATAAACTAAAACTGCTGAGTGCAAAACCAGCAGCATCATTGTAATGCAGGTGTACAGGGACGAGTTTACCTAATGTAATAAACTCCGGCAGCAGCAGCGCAAAATAAACAAGCGCATACTCCAGCAGTCTTTTGGGTAATGACACTGCTAAACTCCGGTAAAAGGTCAGATAACTGGTTTCAAATTCCCGGATGCGATACACCAGTATGCCATTGGCAATGATCCCAAAGTTAAAAAACCAAAATACGGTACTGAAATCGTAAGTGGTTAAGGTATTATTGCGGGATATCGCATATAGGATCCCACAGGTAAATAGTTTGATGCCCAGCCATACAAAACGTTGTTTATGCGCAACAAACCGGAGTAGCACCACCGGATAGGTGGCCAGCAGTCTGGTAAGCCACCCGGCTTTTTTTACGGGGCGGACTGTTATGTTTTCCAGGTTATTTAACTGGTGAACATGGCGGGCGGCCATAGCCGCACATAATAGCACGAGGTATAATCCTACCCCTATTGCGGAAGTATAAAACTGCCTTTTCCAGCCAACGATGATAATGAGGCAGGCATAGAGCAATACCGGTATGAGCAATAAAACAGCGGTGAAAAAGAAGAGGCTGTATCGCTTTGCTTTGTTCAGGTAGTTGAGTATATGGAGAAAGGCGTACTCCGGCCTGTATAATATCCCCGTTACATGTGCAGCACATTTCCTGGCATATAGCAGCCAGACAAAACACACAAAGAGTAAGAAGTAAGTATTTTCCAGCATTCCGGTGATCAGGGAATAATGGTATTCAATGATACCTGCCCCATGGAAATCGCCTACAATGAAAAATAAGATGGTAAAGAAAAAAAACAGCGCGCCTGCATTTTCGCGGTAAAAAGATTTTACCAGCGATTGAAATAATATGCGGGCGGGGTAGTGCATTTAGGAGGAAATCTGCTTATTGTTGACGGTAAGCACTTCGCCGGATGATAATAAGTGGGCATCCAGTTCCTGGTGCGAACTCATGATAAAAGTAGTGTTACTGTGCTGATGTTGTTCGTGAATATACGTGCATACCTTTGTGAGCGCATCCGGGTCCAGGGTGATCAACGGTTCGTCTAATATAACGAGCGCCGGGCTGCCGATAAATGCCAGCACGAGCGACAGCTTTTTAACCATACCGGCAGAGTAGGTGCCAATCGCACTATCTACATAATCGTGCATGTTAAAAAGGTCGAGAAAAGCACGGACTTCACTGAGTGTAGCTTTCCTGATCCGCTGGTAAAGCGCGATGAGTTCTGCTCCCGTCATAAACGGAGGATAGGAAGGCTCTGCTTCTGCCCAGCTGATACTTCGCCGGTAGGCAAGCGGATGTTTACGCAGGTTGATGCCATTGAAGGAAATATCACCATCAAAGGGGATCAGTCCTGCGATCATTTTCAGTAAAGTAGTTTTACCGGAGCCGTTGGCACCTTTGATCCAGTAGAATCCATTCTTTAGTAGCAGCGCCGGTATTTCAAGTATTAAATGTTTATTGTAATACTTTGTGACGTTCATCAATTGCAGCATGGAATAAAGATATCCCTTTTATGTTGCGTGGGGAAGCTGCCGCAATGGAGAATACTGCTTTTTAACAAATCTCTAAGAAATGCTCCCGGATGGTACTGATCAGCTTGCTGGATCAATTCCCCACTGGCGCATGATGTCGTTACCGAAAATACGAACCATAGCGGGGTCTATAATGCTGTTTCTTGCCGTCAGGAATTTGTTGAGGCTGTCGCCGTACATGCGTTGTAAACGTTCGGGAGTAAGTATACTCATCTTGCCCCAGTGAAAAGTAAAAGGGATGTTGAGTTGTTCCAGTTTATTCCAGGCAGCCTCGTAAAACCGTTGGGTAGCGGGAGATAGTACCCCATCCAATTCCAGTACACAGGTAATGGGTGCAAAGCGGGTAAAGGCAAGCGTAGCACTGGAAGCTTTTACAAAGCGGAAGGCGAATAGTCCTGCAAAGGGACCGTGTGTTTCGTTGACCTCCAGCATTGCAGTCATTACCTTTCCTACTGCACTGATAGGTATGCCTACCGCGGCACTGGATACTTTACCCTGTAGGGTGGTATTACTGAAAATTTCTCCCAGGCGGCCGTACTTTGCTTCAAACAGTTCCAGGCTGTTGGCGAGGATCTTGTTGACCAATACCGGAACAAGGGAAGGCACTGCGCCGGTAATTTTTCCGATAAAGCAGGGTGCATCATCACCCGGACCGGC contains the following coding sequences:
- a CDS encoding ABC transporter ATP-binding protein — protein: MNVTKYYNKHLILEIPALLLKNGFYWIKGANGSGKTTLLKMIAGLIPFDGDISFNGINLRKHPLAYRRSISWAEAEPSYPPFMTGAELIALYQRIRKATLSEVRAFLDLFNMHDYVDSAIGTYSAGMVKKLSLVLAFIGSPALVILDEPLITLDPDALTKVCTYIHEQHQHSNTTFIMSSHQELDAHLLSSGEVLTVNNKQISS
- a CDS encoding alkaline phosphatase family protein: MKLSTLIICAIVLGGITSCKKKPGIPRPDHIIIVMEENHSYDEVMGSANAPYINQLAKEGALFTDAHGVVHPSQPNYLAIFSGSTQGVIADECLEDTLPYTTPNIAASLIRGGFTFKGFAETMPSPGFLDCYNQRSELTGAHLYARKHAPWVNWQGTQPNGIPAELSQPMTAFPKDFNELPTLAYVIPDMDNDMHNIGKPGDSAAIQRADHWLKDKLEAYVEWAKTHNSILILTFDEDDFKEVNHIPTIIVGAGVKPGVYKEKINHYSVLHTIEAMYDLPVQDTNREQPIMSVWMN